One genomic region from Lolium rigidum isolate FL_2022 unplaced genomic scaffold, APGP_CSIRO_Lrig_0.1 contig_68122_1, whole genome shotgun sequence encodes:
- the LOC124682111 gene encoding transcription factor WRKY45-1-like, translated as MASSGGGGGGGDVPAERAAAAVNDLMEVREGGERLRDWLQEQSSEWTELMDGMLHKLTSALSALDTGCAAGASAAGSGDGVLRPTAESSARRTRKRSFSRRSQRSSSTRVTHTLIDGHVWRKYGQKEIQNSPHPRSYYRCTHKSERGCDAKRQVQACETDPPKFTITYYGEHTCTTPPVTIVDANDGRGRNNLVSFARTFPQLSDKEGGAATTQHLSSSWCASDRVFNSSGADPFVQTDELAVVVGSAGRTKSTVGSVRDYGGLGDRAGGGQGGGTSSFPSSPSSIEFMMNSLGSLGDIDDDHFPCDP; from the exons ATGGCatcctcgggcggcggcggcggcgggggagacgTGCCGGCGGAGAGGGCTGCCGCAGCGGTGAACGACCTGATGGAGGTGCGCGAGGGCGGGGAGAGGCTCAGGGACTGGCTGCAGGAGCAGTCGTCGGAGTGGACGGAGCTGATGGACGGGATGCTGCACAAGCTGACCAGCGCTCTCTCGGCCTTGGACACCGGCTGCGCAGCTGGAGCGTCGGCGGCCGGATCGGGCGACGGGGTGCTCAGGCCGACGGCGGAGAGCTCGGCCAGGAGGACTAGGAAACGCAGCTTCAGCAGGAG GTCCCAACGCTCCTCTAGCACACGAGTAACTCACACGCTGATTGATGGTCACGTATGGCGGAAATATGGGCAGAAAGAAATCCAAAACTCGCCTCATCCAAG GAGCTACTACAGGTGCACGCACAAATCAGAAAGAGGCTGCGATGCCAAGCGGCAAGTCCAAGCCTGCGAAACCGACCCGCCCAAGTTCACCATCACGTACTACGGCGAGCACACCTGCACCACGCCCCCGGTGACCATCGTGGACGCCAACGATGGCCGCGGAAGGAACAACCTCGTCAGTTTCGCGCGGACGTTTCCTCAGCTGTCCGATAAGGAAGGTGGCGCGGCCACTACTCAGCATCTGTCCTCCTCCTGGTGCGCGAGCGACCGCGTGTTCAACTCCTCGGGCGCCGATCCGTTCGTGCAGACGGACGAGCTCGCCGTGGTCGTGGGATCTGCCGGGAGGACGAAGTCGACGGTGGGCTCGGTGCGGGACTACGGCGGGCTTGGTGACAGGGCGGGAGGCGGCCAGGGCGGTGGCACGAGCAGCTTTCCATCATCACCAAGCAGCATCGAGTTCATGATGAACTCGCTAGGCAGCCTCGGAGATATCGATGACGACCATTTCCCGTGCGATCCATGA